One genomic segment of Entelurus aequoreus isolate RoL-2023_Sb linkage group LG25, RoL_Eaeq_v1.1, whole genome shotgun sequence includes these proteins:
- the LOC133642170 gene encoding vesicle-fusing ATPase isoform X2, translating into MAARTMQAARCPTDELSLTNCAVVSEKDLQSGQNVTVKTTPNHKFVFTVKTHHTVAPGSIAFSLPQRKWAGLSIGQEVEVANYNFDKLRECIGAMTIEIDFLQKKSTDSSPYDSDKMAAEFIQMFNSQSFSVTQQLVFSFCDKLFGLVVKDIEAMDASLLKGEAASGKKPQKIDVGLLVGNSQVIFEKAESSSLTLVGKAKTKEARQSIINPDWNFEKMGIGGLDKEFSDIFRRAFASRVFPPDIVEQMGCKHVKGILLFGPPGCGKTLMARQIGKMLNAREPKIVNGPEILNKYVGESEANIRKLFADAEEEQKRLGANSGLHIIIFDELDAICKQRGTGASSTGVHDTVVNQLLSKIDGVEQLNNILVIGMTNRPDLIDDALMRPGRFEVKMEIGLPDEKGRVQILTIHTNKMRNFNLLASDVNIPELAAETKNYSGAELEGLVRAAQSTAMNRHIKATSTVEVDMERAEKLQVTRDDFKGSLNNDIKPAFGTNQEDYSNYIMNGIIKWGDPVTHVLDDGELLVQQTKNSDRTPLVAVLLEGPPHSGKTALAAQIAEDSEFPFIKICSPDKMIGHSEISKCQAIKKVFDDAYKSQLSCVVVDDIERLLDYVPIGPRFSNLVLQALLVLLKKAPPKGRKLLIIGTTSRKDVLQEMEMLDAFSTTIHVPNISTGEQLVDALELLGSFTDKERASIAQQLKGKRVWIGIKKLLVLIEMSLQMDQDYRVTKFLSLLRDEGAGRNFYE; encoded by the exons ACCATGCAAGCAGCGCGATGCCCGACAGATGAGCTGTCACTTACAAATTGTGCCGTGGTCAGCGAGAAGGATCTGCAGTCCGGACA AAATGTGACTGTGAAGACAACACCCAACCACAAATTTGTGTTTACCGTCAAGACCCACCACACAGTGGCGCCAGGTTCAATCGCTTTCAGCCTGCCACAG CGAAAATGGGCCGGTCTCTCCATTGGCCAGGAGGTGGAAG tGGCCAACTACAACTTTGACAAGTTGAGGGAGTGCATCGGCGCCATGACAATCGAAATCGACTTCCTGCAAAAGAAGAGTACCGACTCTTCACCTTATGACTCCGACAAGATGGCCGCCGAGTTCATCCAGATGTTCAACAGCCAGAGCTTCTCTGTCACACAGCAG ctGGTGTTCAGTTTCTGCGACAAACTCTTTGGACTGGTTGTCAAAGACATTGAGGCCATGGACGCCAGCCTCCTGAAAGGGGAGGCAGCTTCTGGGAAGAAACCACAGAAG ATTGACGTCGGGCTCCTTGTGGGTAACAGCCAGGTGATTTTTGAGAAGGCAGAGAGCTCATCCTTGACACTTGTTG GTAAGGCAAAGACAAAGGAGGCACGCCAGTCAATCATCAACCCAGATTGGAACTTTGAGAAAATGGGAATTGGAGGTCTGGACAAggaattttctgacattttccgcAGAGCCTTTGCTTCTCGAGTCTTCCCTCCAGACATCGTGGAGCAGATGG GTTGCAAGCACGTGAAGGGAATCCTTCTCTTCGGACCTCCAGGATGTGGTAAAACCCTCATGGCCAGGCAGATCGGTAAAATGCTTAATGCCCGCGAGCCGAAGATCGTCAACGGTCCAGAAATCCTCAACAAGTACGTGGGAGAGTCCGAGGCCAACATCCGCAAGTTGTTCGCTGATGCAGAGGAAGAGCAGAAGCGG CTGGGAGCCAACAGCGGACTTCACATCATCATCTTTGATGAGCTGGATGCTATTTGCAAGCAGAGAGGCACAGGCGCAAGCAGCACAGGCGTACACGACACGGTGGTCAACCAGCTGCTGTCCAAGATTGATGGTGTGGAGCAACTTAATAACATCCTGGTCATTG GAATGACCAACAGGCCGGACCTGATTGATGATGCCCTCATGAGGCCTGGCAGGTTTGAAGTCAAGATGGAAATTG GTCTCCCTGACGAGAAAGGCCGCGTGCAGATTCTTACTATTCACACCAACAAAATGAGAAACTTCAACCTGCTGGCTAGCGATGTCAACATACCAGAGCTGGCAGCTGAAACCAAGAACTACAGTGGTGCGGAGCTGGAGGGGCTGGTCAGGGCCGCACAGTCCACTGCCATGAACCGACACATCAAG GCTACATCCACAGTCGAGGTGGACATGGAGAGGGCAGAGAAGCTGCAGGTCACAAGAGATGACTTCAAGGGATCCCTCAACAATGACATTAAACCT GCATTCGGTACAAACCAGGAGGATTACTCCAACTACATCATGAACGGCATCATCAAATGGGGTGACCCAGTTACGCACGTCCTGGATGATGGAGAGTTGCTGGTTCAGCAGACCAAGAACAGCGATCGCACACCACTGGTGGCTGTCTTACTGGAGG GTCCGCCTCACAGTGGAAAGACAGCTCTTGCAGCCCAGATTGCAGAGGACTCAGAGTTCCCCTTCATTAAGATCTGTTCTCCGGACAAGATGATCGGACACTCAGAGATCTCAAAGTGCCAGGCCATCAAGAAG gtCTTCGATGATGCTTACAAGTCCCAGTTGAGCTGCGTGGTTGTTGATGACATTGAACGTCTGCTCGACTACGTCCCCATCGGCCCTCGTTTCTCCAACTTGGTCCTGCAGGCCTTGTTGGTGCTCCTGAAGAAAGCACCTCCCAAG GGTCGGAAGCTGCTCATCATCGGCACCACCAGCAGGAAGGACGTCTTGCAGGAGATGGAGATGTTGGACGCCTTCAGCACCACCATCCACGTCCCTAACATCTCCACTGGGGAGCAGCTGGTTGACGCTTTAGAG ctgttGGGGAGCTTCACAGATAAAGAGCGGGCCAGCATTGCGCAGCAGCTCAAAGGCAAGCGAGTTTGGATCGGCATCAAGAAGCTCCTGGTGCTGATCGAGATGTCACTGCAG ATGGACCAAGATTACAGAGTGACAAAGTTCCTGTCCCTGCTGCGGGATGAGGGGGC TGGCCGCAACTTCTACGAGTAG
- the LOC133642170 gene encoding vesicle-fusing ATPase isoform X1, which yields MAARTMQAARCPTDELSLTNCAVVSEKDLQSGQNVTVKTTPNHKFVFTVKTHHTVAPGSIAFSLPQRKWAGLSIGQEVEVANYNFDKLRECIGAMTIEIDFLQKKSTDSSPYDSDKMAAEFIQMFNSQSFSVTQQLVFSFCDKLFGLVVKDIEAMDASLLKGEAASGKKPQKIDVGLLVGNSQVIFEKAESSSLTLVGKAKTKEARQSIINPDWNFEKMGIGGLDKEFSDIFRRAFASRVFPPDIVEQMGCKHVKGILLFGPPGCGKTLMARQIGKMLNAREPKIVNGPEILNKYVGESEANIRKLFADAEEEQKRLGANSGLHIIIFDELDAICKQRGTGASSTGVHDTVVNQLLSKIDGVEQLNNILVIGMTNRPDLIDDALMRPGRFEVKMEIGLPDEKGRVQILTIHTNKMRNFNLLASDVNIPELAAETKNYSGAELEGLVRAAQSTAMNRHIKATSTVEVDMERAEKLQVTRDDFKGSLNNDIKPAFGTNQEDYSNYIMNGIIKWGDPVTHVLDDGELLVQQTKNSDRTPLVAVLLEGPPHSGKTALAAQIAEDSEFPFIKICSPDKMIGHSEISKCQAIKKVFDDAYKSQLSCVVVDDIERLLDYVPIGPRFSNLVLQALLVLLKKAPPKGRKLLIIGTTSRKDVLQEMEMLDAFSTTIHVPNISTGEQLVDALELLGSFTDKERASIAQQLKGKRVWIGIKKLLVLIEMSLQMDQDYRVTKFLSLLRDEGALNEGNQIRI from the exons ACCATGCAAGCAGCGCGATGCCCGACAGATGAGCTGTCACTTACAAATTGTGCCGTGGTCAGCGAGAAGGATCTGCAGTCCGGACA AAATGTGACTGTGAAGACAACACCCAACCACAAATTTGTGTTTACCGTCAAGACCCACCACACAGTGGCGCCAGGTTCAATCGCTTTCAGCCTGCCACAG CGAAAATGGGCCGGTCTCTCCATTGGCCAGGAGGTGGAAG tGGCCAACTACAACTTTGACAAGTTGAGGGAGTGCATCGGCGCCATGACAATCGAAATCGACTTCCTGCAAAAGAAGAGTACCGACTCTTCACCTTATGACTCCGACAAGATGGCCGCCGAGTTCATCCAGATGTTCAACAGCCAGAGCTTCTCTGTCACACAGCAG ctGGTGTTCAGTTTCTGCGACAAACTCTTTGGACTGGTTGTCAAAGACATTGAGGCCATGGACGCCAGCCTCCTGAAAGGGGAGGCAGCTTCTGGGAAGAAACCACAGAAG ATTGACGTCGGGCTCCTTGTGGGTAACAGCCAGGTGATTTTTGAGAAGGCAGAGAGCTCATCCTTGACACTTGTTG GTAAGGCAAAGACAAAGGAGGCACGCCAGTCAATCATCAACCCAGATTGGAACTTTGAGAAAATGGGAATTGGAGGTCTGGACAAggaattttctgacattttccgcAGAGCCTTTGCTTCTCGAGTCTTCCCTCCAGACATCGTGGAGCAGATGG GTTGCAAGCACGTGAAGGGAATCCTTCTCTTCGGACCTCCAGGATGTGGTAAAACCCTCATGGCCAGGCAGATCGGTAAAATGCTTAATGCCCGCGAGCCGAAGATCGTCAACGGTCCAGAAATCCTCAACAAGTACGTGGGAGAGTCCGAGGCCAACATCCGCAAGTTGTTCGCTGATGCAGAGGAAGAGCAGAAGCGG CTGGGAGCCAACAGCGGACTTCACATCATCATCTTTGATGAGCTGGATGCTATTTGCAAGCAGAGAGGCACAGGCGCAAGCAGCACAGGCGTACACGACACGGTGGTCAACCAGCTGCTGTCCAAGATTGATGGTGTGGAGCAACTTAATAACATCCTGGTCATTG GAATGACCAACAGGCCGGACCTGATTGATGATGCCCTCATGAGGCCTGGCAGGTTTGAAGTCAAGATGGAAATTG GTCTCCCTGACGAGAAAGGCCGCGTGCAGATTCTTACTATTCACACCAACAAAATGAGAAACTTCAACCTGCTGGCTAGCGATGTCAACATACCAGAGCTGGCAGCTGAAACCAAGAACTACAGTGGTGCGGAGCTGGAGGGGCTGGTCAGGGCCGCACAGTCCACTGCCATGAACCGACACATCAAG GCTACATCCACAGTCGAGGTGGACATGGAGAGGGCAGAGAAGCTGCAGGTCACAAGAGATGACTTCAAGGGATCCCTCAACAATGACATTAAACCT GCATTCGGTACAAACCAGGAGGATTACTCCAACTACATCATGAACGGCATCATCAAATGGGGTGACCCAGTTACGCACGTCCTGGATGATGGAGAGTTGCTGGTTCAGCAGACCAAGAACAGCGATCGCACACCACTGGTGGCTGTCTTACTGGAGG GTCCGCCTCACAGTGGAAAGACAGCTCTTGCAGCCCAGATTGCAGAGGACTCAGAGTTCCCCTTCATTAAGATCTGTTCTCCGGACAAGATGATCGGACACTCAGAGATCTCAAAGTGCCAGGCCATCAAGAAG gtCTTCGATGATGCTTACAAGTCCCAGTTGAGCTGCGTGGTTGTTGATGACATTGAACGTCTGCTCGACTACGTCCCCATCGGCCCTCGTTTCTCCAACTTGGTCCTGCAGGCCTTGTTGGTGCTCCTGAAGAAAGCACCTCCCAAG GGTCGGAAGCTGCTCATCATCGGCACCACCAGCAGGAAGGACGTCTTGCAGGAGATGGAGATGTTGGACGCCTTCAGCACCACCATCCACGTCCCTAACATCTCCACTGGGGAGCAGCTGGTTGACGCTTTAGAG ctgttGGGGAGCTTCACAGATAAAGAGCGGGCCAGCATTGCGCAGCAGCTCAAAGGCAAGCGAGTTTGGATCGGCATCAAGAAGCTCCTGGTGCTGATCGAGATGTCACTGCAG ATGGACCAAGATTACAGAGTGACAAAGTTCCTGTCCCTGCTGCGGGATGAGGGGGC GTTGAATGAAGGCAATCAAATCCGAATTTAG
- the LOC133642170 gene encoding vesicle-fusing ATPase isoform X3, with product MQAARCPTDELSLTNCAVVSEKDLQSGQNVTVKTTPNHKFVFTVKTHHTVAPGSIAFSLPQRKWAGLSIGQEVEVANYNFDKLRECIGAMTIEIDFLQKKSTDSSPYDSDKMAAEFIQMFNSQSFSVTQQLVFSFCDKLFGLVVKDIEAMDASLLKGEAASGKKPQKIDVGLLVGNSQVIFEKAESSSLTLVGKAKTKEARQSIINPDWNFEKMGIGGLDKEFSDIFRRAFASRVFPPDIVEQMGCKHVKGILLFGPPGCGKTLMARQIGKMLNAREPKIVNGPEILNKYVGESEANIRKLFADAEEEQKRLGANSGLHIIIFDELDAICKQRGTGASSTGVHDTVVNQLLSKIDGVEQLNNILVIGMTNRPDLIDDALMRPGRFEVKMEIGLPDEKGRVQILTIHTNKMRNFNLLASDVNIPELAAETKNYSGAELEGLVRAAQSTAMNRHIKATSTVEVDMERAEKLQVTRDDFKGSLNNDIKPAFGTNQEDYSNYIMNGIIKWGDPVTHVLDDGELLVQQTKNSDRTPLVAVLLEGPPHSGKTALAAQIAEDSEFPFIKICSPDKMIGHSEISKCQAIKKVFDDAYKSQLSCVVVDDIERLLDYVPIGPRFSNLVLQALLVLLKKAPPKGRKLLIIGTTSRKDVLQEMEMLDAFSTTIHVPNISTGEQLVDALELLGSFTDKERASIAQQLKGKRVWIGIKKLLVLIEMSLQMDQDYRVTKFLSLLRDEGALNEGNQIRI from the exons ATGCAAGCAGCGCGATGCCCGACAGATGAGCTGTCACTTACAAATTGTGCCGTGGTCAGCGAGAAGGATCTGCAGTCCGGACA AAATGTGACTGTGAAGACAACACCCAACCACAAATTTGTGTTTACCGTCAAGACCCACCACACAGTGGCGCCAGGTTCAATCGCTTTCAGCCTGCCACAG CGAAAATGGGCCGGTCTCTCCATTGGCCAGGAGGTGGAAG tGGCCAACTACAACTTTGACAAGTTGAGGGAGTGCATCGGCGCCATGACAATCGAAATCGACTTCCTGCAAAAGAAGAGTACCGACTCTTCACCTTATGACTCCGACAAGATGGCCGCCGAGTTCATCCAGATGTTCAACAGCCAGAGCTTCTCTGTCACACAGCAG ctGGTGTTCAGTTTCTGCGACAAACTCTTTGGACTGGTTGTCAAAGACATTGAGGCCATGGACGCCAGCCTCCTGAAAGGGGAGGCAGCTTCTGGGAAGAAACCACAGAAG ATTGACGTCGGGCTCCTTGTGGGTAACAGCCAGGTGATTTTTGAGAAGGCAGAGAGCTCATCCTTGACACTTGTTG GTAAGGCAAAGACAAAGGAGGCACGCCAGTCAATCATCAACCCAGATTGGAACTTTGAGAAAATGGGAATTGGAGGTCTGGACAAggaattttctgacattttccgcAGAGCCTTTGCTTCTCGAGTCTTCCCTCCAGACATCGTGGAGCAGATGG GTTGCAAGCACGTGAAGGGAATCCTTCTCTTCGGACCTCCAGGATGTGGTAAAACCCTCATGGCCAGGCAGATCGGTAAAATGCTTAATGCCCGCGAGCCGAAGATCGTCAACGGTCCAGAAATCCTCAACAAGTACGTGGGAGAGTCCGAGGCCAACATCCGCAAGTTGTTCGCTGATGCAGAGGAAGAGCAGAAGCGG CTGGGAGCCAACAGCGGACTTCACATCATCATCTTTGATGAGCTGGATGCTATTTGCAAGCAGAGAGGCACAGGCGCAAGCAGCACAGGCGTACACGACACGGTGGTCAACCAGCTGCTGTCCAAGATTGATGGTGTGGAGCAACTTAATAACATCCTGGTCATTG GAATGACCAACAGGCCGGACCTGATTGATGATGCCCTCATGAGGCCTGGCAGGTTTGAAGTCAAGATGGAAATTG GTCTCCCTGACGAGAAAGGCCGCGTGCAGATTCTTACTATTCACACCAACAAAATGAGAAACTTCAACCTGCTGGCTAGCGATGTCAACATACCAGAGCTGGCAGCTGAAACCAAGAACTACAGTGGTGCGGAGCTGGAGGGGCTGGTCAGGGCCGCACAGTCCACTGCCATGAACCGACACATCAAG GCTACATCCACAGTCGAGGTGGACATGGAGAGGGCAGAGAAGCTGCAGGTCACAAGAGATGACTTCAAGGGATCCCTCAACAATGACATTAAACCT GCATTCGGTACAAACCAGGAGGATTACTCCAACTACATCATGAACGGCATCATCAAATGGGGTGACCCAGTTACGCACGTCCTGGATGATGGAGAGTTGCTGGTTCAGCAGACCAAGAACAGCGATCGCACACCACTGGTGGCTGTCTTACTGGAGG GTCCGCCTCACAGTGGAAAGACAGCTCTTGCAGCCCAGATTGCAGAGGACTCAGAGTTCCCCTTCATTAAGATCTGTTCTCCGGACAAGATGATCGGACACTCAGAGATCTCAAAGTGCCAGGCCATCAAGAAG gtCTTCGATGATGCTTACAAGTCCCAGTTGAGCTGCGTGGTTGTTGATGACATTGAACGTCTGCTCGACTACGTCCCCATCGGCCCTCGTTTCTCCAACTTGGTCCTGCAGGCCTTGTTGGTGCTCCTGAAGAAAGCACCTCCCAAG GGTCGGAAGCTGCTCATCATCGGCACCACCAGCAGGAAGGACGTCTTGCAGGAGATGGAGATGTTGGACGCCTTCAGCACCACCATCCACGTCCCTAACATCTCCACTGGGGAGCAGCTGGTTGACGCTTTAGAG ctgttGGGGAGCTTCACAGATAAAGAGCGGGCCAGCATTGCGCAGCAGCTCAAAGGCAAGCGAGTTTGGATCGGCATCAAGAAGCTCCTGGTGCTGATCGAGATGTCACTGCAG ATGGACCAAGATTACAGAGTGACAAAGTTCCTGTCCCTGCTGCGGGATGAGGGGGC GTTGAATGAAGGCAATCAAATCCGAATTTAG